In Thermomicrobiales bacterium, one DNA window encodes the following:
- a CDS encoding Xaa-Pro peptidase family protein, which yields MVDINTTLARRLERAQAEMARQGVDYVFVTPSSDLVYMLGYPAHSSERLTLLGVPKVGRAFVVAPRLEAVRLDDRRDIVDVHAWEETDNPSALVASLVGAAAGKVIAVSDQTWSVFLLRLQRAITGAEWLPGGDVIGALRVVKDEAEIAALREAARRTDIAWTRFVESTRLSGLTEQQAGAELARYLGDEGLPEPGFMIVGSGPGSASPHHMTGERVIQSGDSVVFDFGSTWEHYYSDMTRTVYVGEPTDEYRNVYETVLRANAAAKAAVKPGATCESIDKAARDVIEAAGYGEYFIHRLGHGLGLDVHEEPYMVSGNTTELQPGMVFSDEPGIYIPGKFGVRIEDILVCTEDGYESLNTAPRDLTVMD from the coding sequence TGGTCGATATCAACACGACGCTGGCGCGGCGGCTTGAGCGCGCCCAGGCGGAAATGGCCCGTCAGGGTGTTGACTACGTTTTCGTCACACCATCGTCTGACCTCGTCTACATGCTGGGCTATCCGGCGCATTCGTCAGAGCGGCTGACGCTGCTAGGCGTTCCAAAGGTTGGGCGGGCGTTCGTTGTTGCGCCACGGCTGGAAGCAGTTCGCCTTGATGATCGACGCGACATTGTCGATGTCCACGCCTGGGAAGAGACGGACAACCCGTCGGCTCTCGTGGCGTCACTGGTGGGTGCTGCCGCTGGCAAGGTCATCGCTGTCAGCGATCAGACGTGGTCGGTGTTCCTGCTGCGATTGCAGCGCGCGATCACTGGTGCAGAGTGGCTACCGGGTGGCGACGTGATCGGCGCGCTGCGCGTCGTCAAGGACGAGGCCGAGATCGCCGCGTTGCGCGAGGCGGCACGTCGGACCGACATCGCCTGGACACGCTTCGTCGAGTCGACACGGCTCTCGGGCCTGACCGAGCAGCAGGCCGGCGCAGAGTTGGCTCGCTATCTCGGTGACGAGGGTCTGCCGGAGCCGGGTTTCATGATTGTCGGCAGTGGGCCGGGCTCGGCTTCGCCGCATCATATGACCGGCGAGCGGGTGATTCAGAGCGGTGACTCGGTCGTGTTCGACTTCGGCAGCACCTGGGAGCACTACTACTCCGACATGACGCGGACCGTCTACGTTGGCGAGCCGACCGACGAATATCGCAACGTGTACGAGACTGTGCTGCGGGCGAATGCGGCGGCGAAGGCGGCGGTTAAGCCCGGTGCGACCTGCGAGTCGATTGATAAGGCGGCGCGTGACGTCATTGAGGCGGCTGGTTACGGGGAATACTTCATCCATCGCCTCGGTCACGGACTCGGGCTCGATGTGCATGAGGAGCCGTACATGGTCAGCGGCAACACCACCGAGTTGCAGCCGGGTATGGTGTTCTCCGATGAGCCGGGCATCTACATCCCCGGCAAGTTCGGCGTCCGCATCGAGGACATCCTCGTCTGCA